A region from the Gossypium hirsutum isolate 1008001.06 chromosome A08, Gossypium_hirsutum_v2.1, whole genome shotgun sequence genome encodes:
- the LOC107917914 gene encoding LOW QUALITY PROTEIN: mitogen-activated protein kinase kinase kinase YODA (The sequence of the model RefSeq protein was modified relative to this genomic sequence to represent the inferred CDS: inserted 2 bases in 2 codons), with protein sequence MPPWWGKSSSKEDKKKASKESFIDAINRKLKITSDEKSTSRSGGSRRSRSGAVSQRGSLSRVPSRSPSPSTQVSRCQSFVERPHAQPLPLPGGIMXNVLRSNSGINASIRPGFDRGSKPSPLPKPGQFSKKLDRVDGEGDFATASISSDSSIDSDDPSDSRLLSPLTSDYENGQRTAANSPSGTKDMDQLSDVNQKESKEILKPSNISFNNQYLSTSPKRGSMNNHVQNLQIPQRGALYSAPDSSMSSPSRSPLRAFGLEQVWNSGPGTGKPFSDIVFLGSGQCSSPGSGHNSVGGDMSGQLLWPQSRCSPECSPLPSPRMTSPGPSSRIHSGAVTPLHPRAAGAAAESPTSRPDDGKQQSHRLPLPPITISNTCPFSPGYSAATSPSLPRSPGRAENPTSPCSRWKKGRLLGRGTFGHVYLGFNSESGEMCAMKEVTLFSDDAKSKESAQQLGQEIMLLSQLRHPNIVQYYGYETVDDKLYIYLEYVSGGSIYKLLQEYGPFGESAIRNYTQQILSGLAYLHAXNTVHRDIKGANILVDPNGRVKLADFGMAKHITGSSCPLSFKGSPYWMAPEVIKNSNGCNLAVDIWSLGCTVLEMATTKPPWSQYEGVAAMFKIGNSKELPAIPDTLSEEGKDFVRQCLQRNPLHRPTAAWLLEHPFIKNAAPLERPIFSADASDPSPAVANAMRTLGIGNARNFPCIDSEGTASLPCRALKTGSGSSDIHTPRNMSCPVSPIGSPLPHPRSPQNFSGRMSPSPISSPHALSGSSTPLTGGSGAIPFHHQKQPMAYLHEGLGIIPRSQTNFYGNANNPYQEPKPDMFRGISQASTVSQEMISSDTGAFGKQYGWPGHGDHRDFYNGQPALADHVSQQLLRDHVKLKPSLDLNPGSSMLGRNGGI encoded by the exons ATGCCTCCATGGTGGGGAAAGTCTTCATCCAAAGAAGACAaaaagaaagcaagcaaagagagTTTCATTGATGCTATAAATCGTAAGCTTAAGATCACATCTGATGAAAAATCCACTAGCAGATCTGGGGGTTCTCGAAGAAGCCGTAGTGGTGCTGTCTCGCAAAGGGGATCTCTGTCTCGAGTCCCATCGCGATCACCATCGCCCTCCACGCAAGTATCACGCTGTCAAAGTTTCGTGGAAAGGCCTCATGCTCAACCACTTCCTCTTCCTGGGGGAATCA CTAATGTTTTACGCTCTAATTCTGGAATTAATGCATCTATAAGACCAGGATTTGACAGAGGGTCAAAGCCATCACCCTTGCCAAAACCTGGACAATTCTCTAAGAAACTGGATCGTGTAGATGGTGAGGGAGATTTTGCTACTGCTTCTATTTCTAGTGATAGCTCTATTGATAGTGATGATCCGTCTGATTCCCGTCTACTAAGCCCATTGACTTCTGATTATGAGAATGGCCAGAGAACTGCAGCAAACAGTCCATCTGG cACAAAGGACATGGATCAGTTGTCTGACGTCAATCAGAAGGAGTCAAAAGAGATACTGAAGCCATCTAACATATCTTTTAATAATCAGTACCTATCCACGTCACCTAAGCGAGGGTCAATGAACAATCATGTGCAGAATTTACAGATTCCTCAGCGTGGTGCTTTGTATAGTGCCCCGGACAGTTCAATGTCAAGTCCTTCTAGAAGTCCATTGAGAGCATTTGGTCTTGAGCAAGTTTGGAACTCTGGTCCTGGTACCGGAAAGCCTTTCTCCGACATAGTTTTCCTTGGATCTGGACAATGCTCTAGTCCTGGTTCAGGCCATAATTCTGTTGGTGGAGATATGTCAGGGCAGTTGCTTTGGCCACAAAGCAGGTGTAGCCCTGAGTGTTCTCCTTTACCTAGTCCCAGAATGACGAGCCCTGGTCCCAGCTCTAGGATACACAGTGGTGCTGTCACCCCTTTGCATCCGCGAGCAGCAGGGGCTGCCGCTGAGTCACCTACAAGCCGACCTGATGATGGGAAACAGCAAAGCCACAGGTTGCCTCTTCCCCCAATAACTATATCTAATACTTGCCCTTTTTCTCCTGGGTATTCTGCAGCAACATCTCCATCATTACCCCGAAGTCCTGGTAGGGCAGAAAACCCAACAAGCCCTTGCTCCCGCTGGAAGAAAGGACGATTGTTGGGGAGGGGTACATTTGGACATGTCTATCTTGGTTTTAACAG TGAAAGTGGGGAGATGTGTGCAATGAAGGAAGTAACCTTGTTTTCTGATGATGCCAAATCAAAGGAAAGTGCACAGCAGTTGGGACAA GAAATTATGCTGCTTAGTCAGTTACGACATCCAAATATAGTGCAATATTATGGATATGAAACT GTAGatgataaactttatatatactTGGAGTACGTTTCTGGTGGCTCCATTTATAAACTTCTTCAGGAGTATGGTCCGTTTGGTGAAAGTGCCATTCGGAATTATACTCAACAAATTTTGTCTGGGTTGGCTTACTTGCATG AAAATACTGTTCATAG AGACATAAAAGGCGCAAACATACTGGTTGATCCCAATGGACGTGTGAAATTGGCTGATTTTGGGATGGCAAAGCAT ATTACAGGGTCATCTTGTCCGCTATCGTTCAAAGGAAGCCCCTATTGGATGGCACCTGAG GTTATTAAAAACTCAAATGGATGTAACCTAGCTGTTGACATATGGAGCCTTGGGTGCACTGTATTGGAGATGGCTACCACAAAGCCTCCTTGGAGCCAGTATGAAGGG GTTGCTGCTATGTTCAAAATTGGCAATAGTAAAGAACTTCCAGCAATTCCTGATACTCTTTCAGAGGAGGGAAAGGACTTTGTGAGGCAGTGTTTACAAAGAAACCCATTACACCGCCCCACAGCAGCTTGGCTTTTAGAGCATCCTTTCATAAAAAATGCAGCACCGCTAGAAAGACCCATTTTTAGTGCTGATGCATCAGACCCATCACCTGCAGTTGCAAATGCAATGAGAACACTG GGAATTGGAAATGCTAGAAATTTTCCATGCATAGATTCAGAAGGGACGGCTAGCCTTCCATGTAGAGCTTTAAAAACGGGATCAGGATCCAG TGACATTCATACACCTCGGAACATGTCATGCCCAGTTTCGCCCATTGGCAGTCCTCTACCACATCCAAGGTCACCACAAAATTTTAGTGGAAGGATGTCCCCGTCTCCTATATCTAGCCCTCATGCTCTCTCTGGTTCATCCACTCCTCTTACCGGTGGCAGTGGCGCCATTCCATTTCATCACCAAAAACAGCCAATGGCCTATTTGCATGAAGGTCTTGGAATAATACCAAGGTCTCAAACTAATTTTTATGGAAATGCTAACAACCCTTATCAAGAACCCAAGCCTGACATGTTTCGAGGGATTTCACAAGCTTCTACTGTTTCTCAAGAAATGATTTCATCAGATACTGGTGCTTTTGGAAAACAGTATGGATGGCCAGGCCATGGGGATCATAGGGATTTCTACAACGGACAGCCAGCCCTGGCTGATCATGTGTCTCAGCAACTCTTAAGGGACCATGTGAAATTGAAACCATCACTGGACCTTAATCCTGGTTCATCGATGCTTGGTCGTAATGGTGGAATCTAG